In Thermodesulfovibrionia bacterium, the sequence TCGTTTTGCGCAAACTATATGCAAAGTCCATAACCGAGGAAGTTGCATCACTAACGAAAAAATTAGGCCGAAAGAAGATGTCCGAAATTGAAAGAATGTCATTTTTGATCGAATATGATCGCCTGGCCAAGGAAGAAGCGAAAGGTAAGCTGCAATTATCTCTTAGTGATCTCCCGATGGGCATAACGATTGTTATAATGCTGGTTGGGTTACTTTCGAAACTTTAGAAGTCAGAGCAGGTAATATATTCCGAGAATGGGTTGCACGGTCGCCATGCGAAAGACGAGCATCGGGTTCTCAGTTCGATGCCATAGCAGGATGCAGCCCAGGTCGAGCACCATGAACCCGCCGGCGATCAGCCTACCAACCCAATCCGATGATCCGAAGAACAGCGAGATCGCTGCCGCCGTCAGCACCCCCAAAGCCAGTTGCCCGGCACGCCGTGAACCAATCCGCTTGGCAAGGGTTAGGCCATCGCCTGGCATATCTTTGATGTCACTCAACATTTCCATGCAGAGCGCATAAAGAATAGCGGCGATTAAAACGTTGGTGTGAGATAGTAGAGAAAATGCCGTGCGAGATAGGATCACAATAGGCATGGCCGCAGCGGTAGCCACGTAGAAATTCTTCGCGGACGGAAAATAACTTACCACGTAGTCGTAATTGATCATGATGATCAGCGAAAGAAGATAAACAAAAGCATCTTGAGGCGCGATCAATGATTTGATCATTGTTAAAGCTACCGCGATCAACACAAAGAATAGGAAGACCGCAGCAGATGGCGATATTGTTCCACTTGGGAGTGGGCGCTCGGGGTGGTTTTGGCGATCCTTTTCCAGATCGTTGACGGCGTTGATCACAAACCCGCACATGCAGATGGGAACTATCGTCAGGGCGTAGCGCAGCCCTAAGGACCAATCGCCGGTCGCGCATAAAGTTGGGATAAAAATGACTACTGCGACCAGCCCCGAAATTTCGGGGCGGACCAGCTGAAAAGCGGCAAAGAAGACGCTTCGCCCCATAATCCCGATTTATC encodes:
- a CDS encoding UbiA family prenyltransferase yields the protein MGRSVFFAAFQLVRPEISGLVAVVIFIPTLCATGDWSLGLRYALTIVPICMCGFVINAVNDLEKDRQNHPERPLPSGTISPSAAVFLFFVLIAVALTMIKSLIAPQDAFVYLLSLIIMINYDYVVSYFPSAKNFYVATAAAMPIVILSRTAFSLLSHTNVLIAAILYALCMEMLSDIKDMPGDGLTLAKRIGSRRAGQLALGVLTAAAISLFFGSSDWVGRLIAGGFMVLDLGCILLWHRTENPMLVFRMATVQPILGIYYLL